aatttttttttaaaatacggTACAATCATAGGCGCTCATAACGCGCACGCACTCAGCCCAATGAACACACGCGCACACTCTACCCCATATGAGCACCTTCGAAAAACGACGCCTCTTACGGACTATGCTCGTGGATTCTAACCTCTGTTGCACATACGTGGATGGGGTTTAAAGCACCATTTATTtgggaaaaatgttttttttaatcaaggAAATCACCTACATTCATCGTTCAGATGCATTCTTGTTTTCCTGTGCATGGAttttggagggggggggggggggggcttccATTATTTCGAAGAAAATCGCCACATTTATTTCTTGCAAGGAAATTGGCTCCAGTTCCTGTCGATAATGGCACTTTTATGGGTTATTTGTTGTTCAAAACCACAGCATAGTAGCTAGTTTGTTCTTGGGTTTTACCTGTACATGGGAAAAATATATAGtggaaattacatatatatatatatatagtgaaaaccTGGAAACTATCGTTGGATTGAAAAATAGAAGTCTGAGATATGTTCACGTCATTACGAGTAAAATATTTACTAGTAGATTCACTCATGAGTAAAAAttatggtgacgtggacgaatctcatACGTCTATTTTTCGATTcaacggtagtttccaagtttttCCACTACAtttgtggtttgcactacatattttcccacACTAGACAGAAGTAGGGATAAGGGTTTTAGAGGGTGGTAATTGGGGTTTTACAGGAGAATGTTTAGCTAACACCTGGAAATTGCTTTGATAATTATTGTTGCTGGAAGGTAGCATATGTGGTGCAGTCTCATGAGCTGATGAGCACCAACATTATAATAAGTGTTGCTTGTAGGACCAACATAAGATCCTGAATTGTAAAATGAAAAGGTTGATAATTAAGAAGCACTAAACTTTGATCTACTCCTTGTTGAACTTGAACAGAAGATTCATTTGCAGATTGTGGATTGTTATAGTACTACAAGTTTGGACACTGCAGCACAGTAGCATATACAAATCAGTTACATTAATAGTGCCTGTTGCTAGTTGGACCACATGAGTTGCTCCACTTGTCACATTTTGAGTAGATCTTAAAAATGACACATCCTTTAATTTGTGTGGGATGTGACCATGTCTACCATTGATACAACCGTTActcacatcaagatcaagttcCCCAAATACTGTAATCCAATTCGGCCACTTGATAGagtgctgacttcaaacggccgccacaTGTACATACAAGCTCCGTTTTGGgaccatgagtacttgatggaaagctcttgaagtcctctttccaatggatccagcctcattgccAAATTCCATCCCAATGGGCCACAATTAAAGAAACAATGTGTTGCATCACCTGTAACAAGCCCATCGTTTGGGACCCGgtccaagtggggcccatgtggggtgcgtcccaaccaggtggagcacgaggGTGCGTCCCAACCAGGTGGAGTACAACCCTAGGGAatcctaggtcgtcctcccacctccttaaatcgTTAGATatcccttcagggtttctcgggttttgtttagataatCACGTGATCGATTAGATCACCGGTTTGCTCATTACGTAACCTCaccttatcatttgtattcaatttcTATTtacaattcagattgcttttatcttgctCTTGCTTGTTTTTTCGATTTGCTTGCAAGAGTAAGGTTGATTTGTATCGACAAGATCAACAATCCACAAAGAGATGTATCGATCGCTAATACGCAacgcaacacaacaacgtctcaTACAGTTGTAGTCGGATTATCAACGCTTCTTTCAAAtcatagttatcatcaactcaccaaaAGATCAGACCAATCATAGCCGTGTGTATTTCGAGTGAAACTCAGGTTTTATCCGTGGGTCATAGTCTAGAGTGGAACTCAGGTTTTATCTAATAGACATTTCGATGTTGAGTTAACGATTGATATCTAATAGACATTTCGATATAATCGCTGACACATTTTATAACGTGGTTCGATGTGAGCACAGCAGCAATTATATATTACAGTGAGTGGGCTTGCAAGAGGATATTGATGATTGATCGATCGGTCAACAAACAGGTTGGTTTCAAGTTCTCAACGATTTCTCCTTCTTTCGCTACCTTTTGTTAATTCCGTTCTCACAATATATAAATGAACTGGATCAACCAGTACTATAAAATATTCTAATAACTTGAGCAATGAAGAATCACCATATAATAATCAGCTCATAATCAATGATCAGACTAAGACCCAATTTATTTCAggttaagattattataatctagattattgattattgagtcagattactataagctggattataataagctgatatAGAATAAGTTGTTAGCTGTTTGTTTATCTGGATTATTAGTTGTTTTTTTCGGGGAGATTATTAGTTGTTTGTTAGCTGTTAGCCAgccaataatttttttaaaaaaacacctcTAGAGTGGATtaccagattatagtaatctggctaatagattgtaataatctatcataataagctactacctccgtcccataataattgtatttctactcttcaaattttgtcccacaaaaattgtatttctgatAAGATGAGACCCAACAAATGGAATTTGTATCCCAACCTTCCTTTTAATTAAGTTTACATATGGAATGTGTGCCTCAACCTTCCTTTTAACAAAGTATACATATGAAATATGTGCATGCAATGTAGTTATTAAATAGGGTTATTGTGGTAAATTGTGTTTGTTGTTAATATGTCTCTAATTCCCTAGAAATGCaattattatgagacggagggagtatttatttgtttcagcttacttctaataattcagattataataatcctaagctgaattaAACATGAACTAATTCATTAACACTTTGAACAAGCAACCGACCATTGGATCATTAACCTGCTTGATAAGCCGAGCAAATCAACTAATTGTACTTATTCAACGACCTGCTTAGGTAATTACCAAATGTTTAGTATCGCTATCAACACCAATCACATGCCATCAGAGAGTGGCTAGCTGGCACTAGATAAACATTTTCATTGACTTGTCTCAAAACGTGCTTAATTATGTTAATAATTATAAGCATGTACACCACATGAACTATACTAAAATGTTTGATCTCTCTATCACACAATGCACAaattatactactccctctgtttcacaatgtaagtcattctagtatttcccacatttatattgatgttaatgaatctaaacatatatatctatctcgattcattaatttaatataaatgtggaaaatactagaatgacttacattgtgaaacggatgaagtatcaCACAATGCACAAATTATATTGATCCTCTTGCTTATTATTGCAGATATAAATGCACTCCATTTTCGACTAGTTGATTCCTGCAGATTGTTGCAAGatgttggaggaggaggacaagcTCATGAGCcgcgaggatgaggaggaggagatcatgGCCTGGTTCGAGCGGACGACGCGCGACGCGGCCGACGTGCAGCGGGAGACGCTGCGGCGCATCCTCGCCGAGAACGCCGGCGTCGAGTACCTCCGGGAGCTCGGCCTCGCCGGGCTCACCGACGCCGGCAGCTTCCGCGCCCGCGTCCCCGTCGTCACCCACGCCGACCTCGACCCCTACATCCAGcgcgtcgccgacggcgacgcctccCCCGTCCTCACCGCCAAGCCCGTCACCGCCATCTCCCTAAGGTAAAAGTCGTTGATCATGGCGTACGTCGATCGAACAGCTTTTGGTCAAAGCTCAAGAACAAACGGCCATGGCGTTTTGCTTGCACTGCAGCTCCGGCACGACGCAGGGGAAGCGCAAGCGTCTCCTGTTCAACGACGATCTCCTTCGTTCGTCGATACAGTTCTTCCATGCCAGCTGCGCGTTCACGAACAGGTAGGTATCGTACTCGATCGTTCGCGCGCACGTCGTcgatctcgccgtcgccggcgacgaaatGATCGTCTCTCGTGTCTCCGGCCGCGGTGCGTGCAGGGCGTTCCCGGTGGAGGACGGCAGGGTGTTGCAGTTCATGTACGGCAGCCGGCAGGAGACGACCAAGGGCGGGCTCACGGCAACGACGGTGATGACCAACCTGCTCCGCAGCGAGGAGTTCacggcgtccatggcggccaGGTCGCGGCCGCGGCTGCCGAGCTGCAGCCCAAGCGAGGTGGTCTTCTCACCGGACTTCGACGAGTCGCTCTACTGCCACCTGCTctgcggcctcctcctcgccggcgaggtcagGGCCGTGTCCGCCTCGTTCGCGCACAGCATCGTCGTCGCGCTCCAGGCGCTCGAGCGGGTGTGGCGGGAGCTGTGCGCGGAcatccgccgcggcgccgcgtcgccggcgcgggTCACCACGCCGGCCGTCCGGCGAGCCGTGGCGCCCATCCTCGCCGCCCCGAACCCCGCGCTCGCCGACGCGCTGGAGCGCCGGTGCGCCGCCCTGGGCGACTGGTCCGGGGTGATCCCGGCGCTGTGGCCGAACGCCAGGTACGTGCAGGCCACCATGACGGGGTCCATGGAGCACTACGTCAAGAAGCTGCGGCACTacgccggcggcgtgccgcTGGTCTCCGGCAACTACGCCTCGTCAGAGGGGGTCATCGGCATCAACGCGGAGCAGCACGCGCCGCCCGAGTCCGTCGTGTTCACCGTGCTGCCCGACGCCGCCTACTTCGAGTTCATCCCCCTCAAGCCGCCCtgcaccgacgccgccgacgacgacgacaacccggccgccgccggctcgtcgTGCtacgtcgacgccgacgacgccaacCCCGTCGGCCTGacggacgtcgtcgtcggcgagcacTACGAGGTCGTCATGACCACGTTCACCGGCCTGTACCGCTACCGGCTGGGCGACGTGGTGAAGGTGGCCGGATTCCACCACGCGACGCCCAAGCTCAGGTTCGTGTGCCGGCGAAGCCTCATCCTGTCCATCAACGTCGACAAGAACAGCGAGCACGACCTCCAGCTCGCCGTCGACAGCGCCGCCAAgatcctcgccggcgacggcgagaaccACAAGCAGCTCGAGATCGCCGACTACACCAGCCACGCCGACACGTCGTCGGACCCGGGCCACTACGTCGTCTTCTGGGAGCTGAACGGTGGCggtgaggaggacggcggcggcgtgctgcaGCGGTGCTGCGACGAGATGGACCGGGCGTTCGGCGCCGACGCGGGGTACGCCCAGTCGAGGAAGACGTGCGCCATCGGGGCGCTCGAGCTGCGGGTGCTGCGGCGCGGGGCGTTCCAGGAGGTGCTCCGCCActacgtcgccggcggcagctcggCGGGGCAGTTCAAGATGCCCCGGTGCGTCGCGCCGTCCAACGCCGGCGTGCTCCGGGTCCTTAAGGACAACACCATCAACATTTTCTTCAGCACTGCCTACGACTACGATTGATGTGCATTTCATTCCCTGAAAGGGATGTCcttcatttgttttttcatgtCACAAAATCTGTTCGCCGGTGTTTGAATGTGGTGTGTACGCACGCGCGTTTGCGGTGTAAtttgaaatatataaatatatatatgtatatatatatatatatatatatatatatatatatatatatgtttacgtAGTATCCTAATCAGCATCTAAATCAACAAAATTAGTCATGTAATATCCTTTTGGTCTTAGTTTGCACGTACAAGATAAGTTCATGTACCAAAAcgagtattttacaagtttatacaCTAGATTAcacccacctgacaagttcgtgtaccgccgatgcaatttactatatatatatatatactccctccgttttttaatagatgacgccattgactttttctcacatgtttgaccattcgtcttattcaaaaattttatgcaaatgtataagatataaatcacacttaaagtactataagtgataaaacaactcataacaaaataaattataattatgtaatttttttaataagacgaatggccaaacatatgagaaaacatcaacgacgtcatctattaaaaaacggaggtactATGTTGCCAGCTTGTTGCCATCGGCAAAGTTTTTGCATTGGGTTCTAGCACGAACCATGTAGGCGGTATACTAGTATAAATATATCTATGCTAGTACATATCGAATAAACTCaattgaaagagaaaaaaaaggtggaTTAGATCAAATACAGAGACAGAGCTTTAGTGGAAGCAAACCCTGTTGGGGAACGCATCTTTAATTTAGTCCTGGTTCACAACCCTTTTAATCCCGAGTATATAACCGAGATGTCTAATCCGGGACCGATTGAAATAACGGGACTGAAGATGGTAGCTTCACGTGGGATGGCGCTACCATCTTtagcgggactaaagatagtgggGGACTTGACACGGCCTGGTGACGTTttgaaccgggattaaaaataatcaggactaaagattatacAGTGTTGTGTCACTTTTGAACCAGAGCTAAAGATCTTCTTTAGTTCCGATTTCTATTAGAAATGggactaatgtgatttttgcaATCCCAACAAAATCACTTCTAGTAAAATGTGGGTCATGCATGAGTGTGACCTATATTTCAAACCGAAACTGCATCAATAATTGTCTGCTACGCGTACTTGCTTTAGTATTAGACTTTCCTACATCAAcaagtcttcgaagatgctcataaaTATATGGTTTGTATACAGAGTATGTGTGCGTTGTAGGTGTCTGCGTTTTactgtgtaattaaaaaaaataattttcaaccTCCTAATTCTTTTGTATAAATCcaaatttttagataatggaatagagcatcccggcctttgctcaaagagctacagccaattattacaatctcATACTCAAAATGAGTGAAGTTCAAAAGAAACTTAAAGGATGAAATCAACCATCAAGAAGAAACAACCTAAAGACTGCCAACCCAAGATAAAGAGTacacaattattgaattctgtttgtgaacctccatccaaaattgacaaaaagttgcataaccgttgtCTCAAGAATACggcatgcaacatttaaaagcTCACTATCTTCCTCACACTTTTGTAGTTGTGCCCAAGACCGGAGCCAATGTGTTGCCCTGAAAActacctgcatatatgaaatagaTGGTGACTTGTCAAAAATGACATAATTcctactcaaccatagagcccaacatatagcaGATGCTCCTATGAGAAcaagttttcttctttttttgtccaCCCCTAAAAGCCAATtatcaaaaatatgagatataccaTGAGGAAGATaaagaccaaaagaaaactgaactgctctccataaaaactttgcataatgacactccacaaaaagatgttgaatagtttcatttttcatacagaaacaacatctcaagctaccattccaattcctccTTCCTCTAGGTTTTAATGTTTAATGACATTGGCTTTTCAACGTACGTTTGTCATTCATCTCATCAAAATTTATGCAACTAACTTATATTGTTGATTATTTGCATAAgttaaataaaagaaatgattaaacatatataaaaatatcaacagtgcttaaatattgaaaaatggaggaaatatattaaaaaggCTTTCGCTATAAAAATTTTAGCCATGCTCGAAACTTATATCTAAACAATATGATGATGTTGGCTATATAAATTCTTAAATCTTTACATCTATATCTACCTCATAGAAAACTAGAGTTGCTTCTTTGTGAAACTACACGCTTCGTCCGTAGTATTTTGCTAGTTTCGTTGTTTCCTGCCCAGTATGACATGTGTTGAAGCTACACGTACAACggtagaggagagaggggaggagaacaCATATTAACCCAATCTCGGCTTAAAGAATAATAAAGCAAAGCAAGTGAATAAGTGACACCTATCTCCGTTTTGTTCTAGTTCTATGTCGCGCCGGCACGGAGATCAGCTGCAGAGATCTCGCTTGCTCGTCGTTGCCACTAGCAAGGAcactctccgtttcatattataagtcatcatttaactttttttctattataggtttacagaaaaatatattagtatttttaacacaaaacagacatatctctattattataaaaattaaagatgttttataggtattttggtacgtcatttgtgtttgaatcggtttttaaattcactcgcttttgaaaatacaaatccgtgcttgagtcggtttttaagtttgttcttctttgaaaatacagaaagagtcatataagaaatctctttaaaaaaaaactcgcatgcaaACTTGAAACGATcaaactcctaattgcagctcatgattttgattttgtaaaagaaacaaatccaagcgaattcttacggtgaatttcaccttaactaaaccgtataataataagatgattaaaataaccttcccgttgcaatgcacgggcatgttttctagttaaaaaatatattcaaataaaactaatttgatagtTTATATGTTACTAATTgtttctataaattttatcaaacttgataaattttttttaaaaaaaattaatcgacttataatataaaacggagagagtagcacCAACGACACCGACACGTTCTCGGACCCGGCGCCGGACGTACTGTATGTAGCCGCTCATATGCTCTTATCCAACCGCcgcctgatcgatcgatgccgTGGCAGCACGAGCTTAATCATTTGGCCGGCGAGGGTGTGCCTCCGCGCGTCGCGGTATAGCCGCGCACCTTCGTTCACCAACCACTCTTTTGCATGCCCGACTCCGTTTGCAGTGGTGCATGCCAAGGCGTACGTCGTCCTTGTCCGATTCTCACATCCTGATCGAATCGAGCATCATCCATATATCGATGGGTTAATCTCCCTGATCCGAGCCATATATAGTTGCACTACTAATTAACCTAGCTAGCTAACGAACTCCTGGCATTGTTCACCGCTAGctagctcgccgtcgtcgtcgtaaTGTCGCTCCAGGTCGCCGGCCCGCCACctacgccgccaccgtcgtcgccgccgcctctcccatCGCACGTGCCGCCGTCGCTGACGCCAGAGTACATACCGGAGCTTCTGATCAGCGGCGAGTTCGTCGACGTGGAGCTGGGAGCTGGGGGATCGACCCAGCAGAACGACGGAGCAGCTGGGTTCTGCAGCAAATTGGGTCGGGCGATCATGCAGGTTCTTCTCAGTTGTGGTTGTGGCCTGTGATTGTGATATATACTCGTCTTTGTACGTCCTTGATCGGCATGatgatttttcttctctcctaaTGTAAATAATCCTGGTATAAGCTCCACCAAGAAACCTGGCGGTGCTTGGCCTCGGTTGTTCCGGTGCTAGTTCGTGAGatgattatattattattatagccTATTAGAGCTGTAGTATTTTTGTCATGCTATATCTTAGTTTCAAAAATTGCTTACCACTACAGAGTATTAATGATTTTCTGTGTCTTTCATCATGTACCCTGTAAGTTATGTGTAGACCAAATTACATGTTAATTTTGGTGTTTTTGTGATTTCTTGTGTTGCATAATAGTATTCATAtgcattaaatttaaattggttaaagaaatttttataattaattcaTGTAggaaaaaatcttaaaaaattcTTGAAATTAGTACGCATTTTAAATATCTCGCTGTATGTTCCTCTCAATTTTATCAATTGATTTGGTAACTGAGTTAAAACAGTCAATGTTTcttaaatttggaataaaacCATAATATTTACCCTACTTTGCAATTTCACCACAGAAAAACTACAATTCCTTAAAAAGACCTAACTTCACGAAAGAATAGTTTCAGGTAGTCTTTGCCTCATCCTTGATCTTCTGTTTAGAATGTTCACCACATACCGCTCTACTCACGATAATTTTGTCATAATTTTCAccataaaaatcataaaaaaagttaaaaataaataaaattgacaCATTGTTCATATTTAAGTTTATCCTTTTCTCTACTTGTATATGTCAATTTTGAATTtgcatatttataaaataacatTTGACATATCTACCttgta
The nucleotide sequence above comes from Oryza glaberrima chromosome 11, OglaRS2, whole genome shotgun sequence. Encoded proteins:
- the LOC127755556 gene encoding probable indole-3-acetic acid-amido synthetase GH3.12, giving the protein MLEEEDKLMSREDEEEEIMAWFERTTRDAADVQRETLRRILAENAGVEYLRELGLAGLTDAGSFRARVPVVTHADLDPYIQRVADGDASPVLTAKPVTAISLSSGTTQGKRKRLLFNDDLLRSSIQFFHASCAFTNRAFPVEDGRVLQFMYGSRQETTKGGLTATTVMTNLLRSEEFTASMAARSRPRLPSCSPSEVVFSPDFDESLYCHLLCGLLLAGEVRAVSASFAHSIVVALQALERVWRELCADIRRGAASPARVTTPAVRRAVAPILAAPNPALADALERRCAALGDWSGVIPALWPNARYVQATMTGSMEHYVKKLRHYAGGVPLVSGNYASSEGVIGINAEQHAPPESVVFTVLPDAAYFEFIPLKPPCTDAADDDDNPAAAGSSCYVDADDANPVGLTDVVVGEHYEVVMTTFTGLYRYRLGDVVKVAGFHHATPKLRFVCRRSLILSINVDKNSEHDLQLAVDSAAKILAGDGENHKQLEIADYTSHADTSSDPGHYVVFWELNGGGEEDGGGVLQRCCDEMDRAFGADAGYAQSRKTCAIGALELRVLRRGAFQEVLRHYVAGGSSAGQFKMPRCVAPSNAGVLRVLKDNTINIFFSTAYDYD